The genomic DNA AGCTTCCGGCCGGCCTTCCACCGGAGCCGCCGGAATCCGACGCGGTCGAAGATGGGCACGTAGGTGGCGTTGAGCTGCGGGCCCAGGCAGAAGAAGTGGTCCAGCCAGAAGACTCCCCCGGGCCTGAGCACCCGGTAGATGTCGAAGAGCGCGGCCTCCAGCACGGCGTCGGGCACCCAGTTGCTGAGCGCGTTCATGGAGTGCACGATGTCCAGCACGCCGTCGGCGAAGGGTAGCCGCTGCATGAGCGTGAGCTGCAGCGGCACCAGCCCGCGCGACGCCACGAACGCGCTGAACGGCGCGTCCAGGtccatcgtcgtcgtcaccaCCGTCACGTTCCGCTCCGCCATCCGCGCCGCGAAGgtgcccgtgccgccgccgatgtCGAGCCCGATCCGTACCGTCCCCGGCGCCCGCGACCGCAGCACGCTGTCGATGCCGAACCCGACCCCGCCGTTGTCggcctgccaccgccgccgctccttccCTTCCAGGTCGAAGCAGTCCTTGCAGAAGGAGGGCACCCCGCCccgggcgcgcgcgcgccgcacgAGGCAGGTGTAGTTCTTGCACGTGTACGGCGCCCACCGCACGGTGGTGTCCGGCGGGACCGACCACAGGctccgcggcagcggcgccggctcCACGTACCCCACCGGCGACCTCgcccggcaccggcggcggggcagcggcTCGCACCCCTTGAGCGCCAGCTGCAGCGCCagggcgtcgtcgtcggggcactcgccgccggcgtcgtacGCCATGTACCGCGCCAGCTCGTCCTGGAAGTTGCGGCAGGCGAAGCCGAGGCCGGGGAAGAGCTCGTCGGTGCCGAAGTTGGGGTGGAATCCGAGCGGCAGCCGGTGAGGCTCGATGGCGAGCTTGAGCTCCCCCGCGGGCTCCTCGGGCCACCCGCCGAAGTCCCTGGTTTCCGGCGCGTCGCCGTGCACGGCGCCGAGCCCCGCGAGCACGGACTCGAGGAGGCTCGACGACGCGTTGCACTGGGACCGCAGCGCCGCGAGCTCCGCGCGGGCTCCCGCGAGCTCGGCGCGCGTGGCGTTGAGGTCGCGCAGCAGCGCGGCCGAGTCCCACAGGTGGATccgcggcgccgacgccgggAGGTGCACGGACAGCGACGCCCCGGAGAAGAGGTAGACGGAGACGAGGTTGGTGGCGATGACGACGAGCAGGATCTTGAGCTtggcgcgccgcggcgccggccgcgccgccgtgggCCGGTGCCCGTGGACGCCGCCCAACATCGCCTCGTcgacgtgctgctgctgctgctgcgatgCGTGGCCCCGGTGCTTGGCCGCGTACATTGCTGCCTGGTGCCGGCGATCGGCAACGACGGCTAGCTGCGTGCGCCGATCAGCTCAGCGTTCACCTTTCACCGAGATCAATTCGACATGCGAAAATGGCGTTTCCTGACGCATCGGCAGAACGGCTCGTGCGCAATGgaccgatcgatcgagctcGGAGAGTATCCAGATGTGAAGCGGAGATGCATTACGCGTTTGACTTTGGATGTGCTCGCATGTGTGCGTGGATTGCAGATTACACATCGACGCCCTCTCCTCGCCGTGGGCGATTGCTTTGAGAGGAGAAAATGGGCGGGGCATTTTTGCTTCGCAAGCCAGCAGATTGCAAGTCGCTTGGGGGGTCGAGCTGTGTGGCCGAATTGTGGGCCCGCCAGCGCAGCGAGCGTTTAGTGGATGGCATTCCCGTCCTCGGGCATTGGTCTGCGGCCCGGAGAGGGGACTCCGCCATTGCTGGGGTAAAGACACGGAAAGGAAGGGAATTGACTACGATCTTGAAGAAACTTGAGAGGGGACTCCGCCATAGGTTTTTACCCCTTTTTTTTTCGGGGAAGCAATGCAAACATTCTGTATTTCAGGATGAACCAAGAAATTGTATCTTTGTAACCAAGAAATTGTATCTTTTTAACCTGAacctaaacaaaaaaaaacccagTAAATATTTGTggcaaaacaaaaaagaaagaggaaaaaaagaactccTGAAATCGTGTGCAGGCAGGCAGGTAGAGAACATGGAATGATGGGGCCATCTCCACGAGGGGGTGGTTAGAtctggactaaaatttatgtcacatcgaatattcggaggctaattaggaggactaaacatgagctaattataaaactaattacatagatggaggctaattcccgagacgaatctattaagcctaattaatccatcattagcatatatttactgtagcaccacatggtcaaatcatggactaattagatttaatagattcgtctcacaaattagtctccatttgtgcaattagttttgtaattaatctatatttaatactccaattagtatctaaatattcgatgtgatagaaattttaggagctactaaagaaacaaaagggACCTAGACTATATGAGTGTAATCTACTTGAGGCTGAGCAGGGCTTTGGAGAAACAGAAAGGAAAATACATGGGCCGGCCTCGGAGACTATCTAATGGGCCAGGCCAATTTGTAAGGTATTCTAGCGTGAACATTTTTTTCCGATGCGCAGAGCAGATTCACGCTGGAATCCGTGTCGCGTCCGCACTGGCCCATTCGTCCGTCTGTTGTTTGTATCTGCTCTGCGCCTTCTTGATTCCTCCAATGGAAGGAAAAATCGCCAGGAAGACTAGTGGCCCAGGAGAGAGCCCAGGGACGTGTGGCTGAGCCCTTTCGGGGTTCGTACGGGCCTGCGGGCCCACACACTAATGGTCCCTTGGCACGGCCCCCGGCGACAGCTACGGCCCGGGCCCACCGGTCCTCGTCTCGCCCCCCACGTAGGGCCATTCCCTGCTCCGCCGTCAGTGTCGCCTCTTCGTCGGAGTTCGCAGGTGATCTATCGCCGTGATGCTGAAAGTTGATTACCGTGATGTTGGATGGGATGGATGGTCCATCGGCAGCCACCGCACAGCACCGGTCTCCCGCGGCAACGGCAGCCACCTTTAATTCCCATGGCTGGAGTTTTTTCCCCCAGCTTTTTTACCCTTTCCTTGGAGCTTGCTTTCGGCTATGGCTGGAGATAATGGGGTCTACTATCGGATGATGAATGTGATGTTGCTAGCTGGACGAAAAGGGTCCCTACTCCAAATCTCCAATCAATGGAAATTCTTCGTGGGATGACAACGCCCCGACGGCATTCAAGACGAAGGATGATAGTAAGTATAAATACGTACTAGATTCATTCTCTTTTAATTTAACCTCAGAAAAAAGGAGATCATTTTCTTGAGAGCATAGCTTGATTTGCTGAGCATCTTTTGGCAGTGATGGATGAAACGAAGGAGCTCTACGAAAAATTTATCGGGATAAGAATTCTGTGGTATAATCTTCACCTGGGAATGACGTGGGCGTTTCCGATCGCACAGGTGGGCCTTCCGGAAGCACACGTTGGTCGTGTGGCTCACTGCGTCACTCTGCTCAGCAACGCTGCAACTACCTGACAATGGCATCCCCTCCGCGCCGTTGCCGCCCTCCGCGGCATCGCCGTCGCAGTCGCAGACAAGCGCGTCACCTACGCCTGGCACCTCGACCGTATAAGAGCGGCGAGGCCTTGCCCCACAGGAGGGGCAGAGGCTAGTGCGGCCCTAGATTCTCTCGCGCCTCCACTTTACCTTCTTCTGGCCTTCTCCGCGCCATGGCCCACGAACGGGAGCCGCTCCTGCGGCagcagagcggcggcggtggcgccgccgccccgctgccGTCGCTGGCCAGGACCGTGCTCAAGTTCCTCATGTGGGCGGTGTTCCTCACCTGGGCCGCGGggatcttcttcctcccgaccAAGCCCGTGCAGACGGTGTTCAGGAAGTGGATCAGCCTCACCAGGGACTCCACGTTTGGCCTCGCCGGTACACTCTCATGAAGAAATTGTACTCTTCTCGCTCTCTTTTGTTCTGTGGAAGTAGGGGAAAGCAAGTGACTGGgtcctttccctttttttcttgTTCCTGATTCTTGCAGGGGGCGTTTTCCTGACCTTCAGTGCGCCCATTCTGATCATTGCGCTCCTGGCATATGTGTACATCTCCTTCTTTCCAAGTGACCATATGGAGTAAGTTTTTGTTCTCTTGAGACGTAGGTTTGAGATTCTTCTTGCGGAATTTGGATACTTGGTCCACTTTTTAGCATTGAAGAAATGCTAGGGATTTAGAAGAGTCCTTCCTGAACTTTGGGATCTGAGTAGTTTAGTTCTGATAGGGTGACCAACTGGAACTGAAAATTCAGAGTCACGAACCGTTGTTTATTTAGTGATTCGTACTAAATTATTTCAAAAACAAACCTAGGCATGCTAGCCTCTGAAAAATTGTAAGCTCCGAACAACCTGAACATTTTAAGTTCAGAGCACAGAATCTTTACATATATTTCTTGAAGAGTGGCCTGCAGCTGCTTCCAGTTCATGTCCATAAACTCATCATTGCATTTACTTGTATATACCAGGAAGACAGCTGCTTCCGGTTCATGTCCATAAACTCATCATTGCTTTTACTTGTATATACCAGGAAGAGGAAGCTGAGGTCACTGAGTTTCCGTCTCTGGACACTCCCTGTTCTTGTCGATGGCCCTTTTGGAGTCGTTTCTGCAGTTGAATTCATCGGAATTGTCCTATTTATCATTTACGTCGTCTACTCAATGACCTATTATGCTGTGGAGAGCGTGAGTCTTATCCAAGAATTCCATATACCATCAATGACCAATAGGTATGTTCTATAATGAAGGATATATTGATCCAAAgccatttttctttccttcttcttttcttttaattttgtgCCCCAGACTGAGAAGTCAACATCGTTAGGCATGCAGCAATTTAGGCTCTAGAACTAAGTATTGCTTTTAGTGTCATCATTAGTAACTTGCCACTTATATATAGTTCATCATCGCTAATGCTAAAAGTTTATATGACCTAATGCTCCACAATGaagttcagtttttttttcagaaaatacTATTGTGCATGATGCGTGATTATATATTGATTGAGTGTTACTGCTTAAGTTGTGGAACATGCACATATACTAGTTCATCGGTTCTCTATCTGAAGTTATTTATATTACGAGATTCCCATCTCATTTACTTTGTGATAATTTAGATGCCCCAGCTTTACCCCATAGGCAATACATAATATGGTGCTTATAATTTGTTAACTGTGGAAGTAGATAGTACCGATATTCTAAAAACAGCTGGAAGAGCTTGGGAAAATGCAATTCGCTACAAAACTTGTTGTAATAAGAACAAGTGTTGATGATTTATTGAGTCTGAAGATAAGTATCATGCTCTTTACTACTACTAAAAATTAAATAGCATGTAGCCTGTGGCAAAGGTTAGTTTGATTATCTGATCAGTAAAGTTCTAAGGTATTATTTGTTTTTCCTTGCAGTGAGTTGATGCTGCATATCATCGGCCTCCGTTTAGGATCAGTTGGGTTGTTCTGCATGCTCTTCCTGTTCCTGCCAGTCGCGAGGGGCTCAGTTCTTCTTCGGCTTATCGACATTCCATTTGAGCATGCTACTAGATACCACGTCTGGCTTGGACATCTTACGATGGCTCTCTTTACATTGCATGGCTTGTGCTATGTGATCGAATGGTCAATGCAGGGGCGACTACTTGAAGAAGTAAGTACAGAATGATACAGAACCATTCAGATTTTATGATTTGCCATGGTCAATGCCTTACCTGTTTTTATTGTCTAGTGACTAGTGAATACATGCTGGAAATGTTTCTGAAACATAGAATAGATTGATGGACAACAACTAGAACATGTCTGAAAACACTTTCTGATATGAAAAAGTTTGCAAGTTGTGGCTGATGGCAAAGTAGTTTGTTGTTAGTTGTGTTTATTTCTCAGAGCTTGTGGTACTATTGAGTACACATGGTACCCTCTTTCTAGATGGCAGAATGGAAGGAAATTGGGGTGGCAAATCTACCTGGTGTGATCAGCTTGGTAGCCGGCCTTCTTATGTGGGTGACCTCACTTCACCCCGTGAGGAAGAGGTTCTTTGAGCTCTTCTTCTACACCCACCAACTCTACATCATCTTTATCGTGTTCTTGGCGCTCCATGTCGGCGACTACATCTTCAGCTTTTCGGCTGGGGCGGTCTTCCTCTTCATGCTCGACCGCTTCCTCAGGTTCTGGCAGTCAAGGGCGAAAGTTGACATCATTTCAGCTGCCTGCCGCCCATGCGGGACTGTGGAGCTAGTCTTCTCAAAACCAGCAAGTAAAGAGCCTATTTTCCTTGTATGCTACATTAATCATTGCTTCATTTCTGTTGTCACTGTTTCTTTAACAATTGCTCCTTGTTCTACAGGTCTCCGCTACAATGCTCTCAGTTTCATCTTCATTCAAGTGCGCGAGTTGTCATTCTTGCAGTGGCATCCATTCAGTGTATCTTCTAGCCCCATGGATGGGAGATACCACATGTCGGTACTAATAAAAGTACTTGGCACATGGACTGAAAAACTGAGGAGCACCATCACCGGCGTCCAGGAGCAGAACAGAGGTGACTCCGAGTTGCAATGCGGCCGCATAACAGCCTGCGTGGAAGGGCCGTACGGGCATGAATCACCCTACCACTTGATGTGAGTTTTCAGTTGACCCGAATACTGCCATTGGGTAAAGTTCAAGTTCATGACTTTTGCATGATACGCGTTCAGGTACGAGAATCTCATCCTGGTGGCAGGAGGCATCGGAATATCGCCGTTCTTGGCGATCCTTAGCGACATAATCCACAGGATCGAGGAGGGCAAGCAATGCATGCCCAAGAACGTGCTGGTCCTGTGGTCAGTCAAGAAGTCCAAGGAGCTTTCTCTCTTGTCGGCAGTCGATGCGCAGACCATCACTTCATTTGTCTCTGAAAAATTGCATCTGGATATCCAGGCCTTCGTGACCCAAGAATCCCAGGCTCCTTTGGTAAGTAGCACGCAGTCCATTGCTCAAAGAATTTGCTTCcctcccttcttctttttcttttaatgCACGACGACCCCATTGAATTCTTAGCTCACTGTTCCATGGCAATGGCACCTGGCACCGATGCAGGAGGATGGCATCGTTGGGGACGAGCAGAAAGCCCCCGGCATGTTCGTCAAGAACGGGACGACCATGTCCGGGCTGGTCGGTACCGGGGACAACTTCTGGGCGGCCATGTACTTCCTGGCGTCGACACTGGGCTTCCTCCTGGCGTACGCCCTGGTGCGGGTGTACTACGTGAAGCCCCACAACGTGGTGGCGTGGTGGTACCTGGGCCTCCTGTTGATGCTGTGcatggccgccggcgtcgccctCCCCGGCGGGCTCGTCGTGCTCCTGTGGCACTTCTCCGAGAAGCGGAGGCTGGAGAACGACAAGtgggacgccgccgcctcccagtcaccgcgcgccgccgagcAGACACCGGCCGGTGGCGGTGACGACGACGCCGTCCCCGGCGTCAGCCTCGCCGCCATGCGGACGACCCGGTACGGGTGCCGGCCAAACTTCGAAGGTAACTAGGTAGCCTGAAACTGAAGTTCACCGTGCCACTGTGGCGATCAACTGGTGGTGTTAGTTGCAGGCTTCCAGCGATCGAGTTATTGACGACCGTCTTTTGTGTGTGGATTGTGTTTTCAGCGGAGTTCGCGGCGTTCGCGGAgcgcgccggcgacgcggcggaCGTGGGCGTGCTGGTGTGCGGGCCGCCGGGGCTGCAGACGAGCGTGGCGAGGGAGTGCAGGGCGCGGAAcctccggcgcggcgccgcggcggagaaGGGCAGCAGCCGCGCCGTCTTCCATTTCAACAGCCACAGCTTCGACCTCTAATGGATCACACACTACACGTACCGGCTGGGTCCGAAGAGCACGTAGAGTCCAGTCCATACGTGCACGTTGCACAGTTGTTACAGATACATGCTGTTTCTGCAGTCGTTATATGCCGTATAACGCGTGTGTATATATGTAGCTGATGAATACAAAAATTAATCGTACGAGGATGTGTATCTGCATGTGACACGTGTAGCATATTCATGCATCATACTATGCATGATCGAAACAGAGAGGTTAAGGGGGTGTTTATCGTAtcgaatatttgatactaattagaagtattaaatataatctaattacaaaactaattgcacatatggagtctaattcacgagacga from Setaria italica strain Yugu1 chromosome VII, Setaria_italica_v2.0, whole genome shotgun sequence includes the following:
- the LOC101762914 gene encoding uncharacterized protein LOC101762914 → MYAAKHRGHASQQQQQHVDEAMLGGVHGHRPTAARPAPRRAKLKILLVVIATNLVSVYLFSGASLSVHLPASAPRIHLWDSAALLRDLNATRAELAGARAELAALRSQCNASSSLLESVLAGLGAVHGDAPETRDFGGWPEEPAGELKLAIEPHRLPLGFHPNFGTDELFPGLGFACRNFQDELARYMAYDAGGECPDDDALALQLALKGCEPLPRRRCRARSPVGYVEPAPLPRSLWSVPPDTTVRWAPYTCKNYTCLVRRARARGGVPSFCKDCFDLEGKERRRWQADNGGVGFGIDSVLRSRAPGTVRIGLDIGGGTGTFAARMAERNVTVVTTTMDLDAPFSAFVASRGLVPLQLTLMQRLPFADGVLDIVHSMNALSNWVPDAVLEAALFDIYRVLRPGGVFWLDHFFCLGPQLNATYVPIFDRVGFRRLRWKAGRKLDLSAERNEWYVSALLEKPMT
- the LOC101763321 gene encoding ferric reduction oxidase 7, chloroplastic, giving the protein MAHEREPLLRQQSGGGGAAAPLPSLARTVLKFLMWAVFLTWAAGIFFLPTKPVQTVFRKWISLTRDSTFGLAGGVFLTFSAPILIIALLAYVYISFFPSDHMEKRKLRSLSFRLWTLPVLVDGPFGVVSAVEFIGIVLFIIYVVYSMTYYAVESVSLIQEFHIPSMTNSELMLHIIGLRLGSVGLFCMLFLFLPVARGSVLLRLIDIPFEHATRYHVWLGHLTMALFTLHGLCYVIEWSMQGRLLEEMAEWKEIGVANLPGVISLVAGLLMWVTSLHPVRKRFFELFFYTHQLYIIFIVFLALHVGDYIFSFSAGAVFLFMLDRFLRFWQSRAKVDIISAACRPCGTVELVFSKPASLRYNALSFIFIQVRELSFLQWHPFSVSSSPMDGRYHMSVLIKVLGTWTEKLRSTITGVQEQNRGDSELQCGRITACVEGPYGHESPYHLMYENLILVAGGIGISPFLAILSDIIHRIEEGKQCMPKNVLVLWSVKKSKELSLLSAVDAQTITSFVSEKLHLDIQAFVTQESQAPLEDGIVGDEQKAPGMFVKNGTTMSGLVGTGDNFWAAMYFLASTLGFLLAYALVRVYYVKPHNVVAWWYLGLLLMLCMAAGVALPGGLVVLLWHFSEKRRLENDKWDAAASQSPRAAEQTPAGGGDDDAVPGVSLAAMRTTRYGCRPNFEAEFAAFAERAGDAADVGVLVCGPPGLQTSVARECRARNLRRGAAAEKGSSRAVFHFNSHSFDL